A portion of the Apis mellifera strain DH4 linkage group LG6, Amel_HAv3.1, whole genome shotgun sequence genome contains these proteins:
- the LOC102653910 gene encoding uncharacterized protein LOC102653910, with the protein MIQERLGNTGQHDHPVSRFSTYGSGDRRASLGGGSRGSRRTTCTCVYTQWRENTGGWLTSPGKFFTFSLLLILIFHLPLLVPRVRTSFIDVVFLVQFVIVRYANRSIDTGRVQSFSDRDTDMGTGAILDEPAIGMREKRVDAKLYREDEVCNDFSCARNCSRLSTPVQDHDARSQFSRKERERGFHAGTAYTSYTMARTAAAYSSRLTAVTSAEGATRHGEAGRGESR; encoded by the exons ATGATTCAAGAAAGACTGGGAAACACTGGACAACACGATCATCCAGTATCTCGATTCTCGACTTATGGATCCGGCGATCGACGAGCATCCCTCGGAGGTGGCTCACGCGGGTCAAGGCGAACCACGTGCACGTGCGTGTACACGCAATGGCGCGAGAACACAGGTGGATGGTTAACGAGCCCTGGGAAATTTTTCaccttttccctcctccttattcttatttttcatcttcctCTACTTGTTCCTCGTGTAAGAACTAGTTTCATCGATGTAGTCTTTTTGGTTCAGTTTGTAATCGTGCGCTACGCAAATCGATCTATAGATACGGGACGCGTACAGTCCTTTTCTGATCGAGATACGGACATGGGAACCGGTGCTATACTCGATGAACCTGCGATAGGAATGCGGGAGAAGCGAGTGGATGCAAAGTTGTATCGCGAGGATGAAGTGTGTAACGATTTCTCGTGTGCAAG GAATTGTTCCAGACTGTCTACGCCAGTGCAGGACCACGATGCTCGGTCACAATTTTcgaggaaggagagggagaggggattTCACGCGGGGACGGCGTACACCTCCTACACCATGGCGCGCACAGCCGCGGCGTATAGCAGCCGCTTGACAGCTGTCACCTCGGCCGAGGGGGCGACAAGACACGGCGAGGCGGGGCGAGGCGAGTCCCGGTGA
- the LOC100577698 gene encoding uncharacterized protein LOC100577698 → MHLKKIVAFVILGLTAAQLEAVPTSSKIEEQRLEDEILKEDRILDNERSKKSVLLLNNQLPVTSQALQTLQTSASKTVETLIQPNAQILNVQSVPQTVETVNLLPNGQPVVNIQSLPQTVETVIQSNTQPAQLLNIQSSPRAVETINVQPNVQPLLNIQSLPQTVETLSIQSNSQPTQLLNIQSAPRTVETVSIQQQQPLNVQPLLNIQSLPQTVETLSIQSNTQPAQQLLNIQSAPRAVETVSIQQQQQPILSVQSTGGQLLQTSMPQTLSLQSNGLQQLVNVPQIVETFNVPQTLNLQAGQPFQTLFPQSSATVIAQQSAINPVPVPAQTNVNIVPQLPIKEVQIESVPSSVVEIGKGFVNPLAEEMIVPPLNEFSLAQAKERVVVSPSTSSFFTTVNKDPATNYVPQVYYNPRQPLTVGPSRVVSRVL, encoded by the coding sequence ATGCATCTGAAGAAGATCGTCGCTTTCGTTATTTTGGGCTTAACGGCGGCCCAACTCGAAGCTGTCCCAACGTCGTCGAAGATCGAGGAGCAGAGGTTGGAGGACGAGATTCTGAAAGAGGACCGGATCTTGGACAACGAGCGATCGAAGAAATCGGTGCTTCTTCTCAACAACCAGCTTCCCGTAACCAGCCAGGCCTTGCAAACGCTGCAAACGTCAGCCTCCAAAACCGTCGAAACGCTGATCCAACCGAACGCTCAGATTCTCAACGTCCAATCGGTGCCTCAGACTGTAGAAACTGTCAACCTTCTGCCCAACGGTCAACCAGTGGTCAACATCCAATCCTTGCCTCAAACCGTCGAAACTGTCATCCAATCCAATACTCAACCAGCTCAGCTTCTTAATATTCAATCGAGTCCTCGTGCTGTCGAAACTATCAACGTCCAACCTAACGTTCAACCACTGCTGAACATCCAATCCTTGCCTCAAACCGTCGAAACACTCAGCATTCAATCGAACAGTCAACCAACTCAGCTTCTGAATATCCAATCAGCTCCTCGAACCGTCGAAACTGTCAGCATCCAGCAGCAACAACCTCTCAACGTCCAACCCCTGCTCAACATCCAATCCTTGCCTCAAACTGTCGAAACACTCAGCATCCAATCCAACACTCAACCAGCTCAGCAACTTCTGAATATCCAATCAGCTCCTCGAGCCGTCGAAACTGTCAGCAtccagcagcaacagcaacctATCCTCAGCGTCCAATCAACTGGAGGCCAATTGCTTCAAACTTCGATGCCCCAAACTCTGAGCCTCCAGTCGAACGGTCTTCAGCAACTGGTCAACGTGCCTCAGATCGTCGAGACTTTCAACGTCCCTCAAACTCTGAATCTGCAAGCTGGACAACCTTTTCAAACTCTGTTCCCCCAATCGAGCGCAACGGTGATCGCTCAACAGTCGGCCATCAACCCTGTTCCTGTTCCAGCACAGACCAACGTGAACATCGTGCCTCAGCTGCCGATCAAGGAGGTGCAGATCGAGTCCGTCCCGTCCTCTGTCGTCGAGATCGGGAAGGGATTCGTCAACCCCCTCGCAGAGGAGATGATCGTCCCACCTTTGAATGAGTTCTCCTTGGCCCAAGCCAAGGAACGGGTCGTAGTCTCGCCGTCCACCAGCTCTTTTTTTACCACGGTCAACAAGGATCCTGCGACGAACTACGTGCCACAGGTGTATTACAATCCTCGACAACCTCTGACCGTTGGGCCGTCGAGAGTCGTCTCGCGagtactttaa